A genomic region of Papaver somniferum cultivar HN1 chromosome 7, ASM357369v1, whole genome shotgun sequence contains the following coding sequences:
- the LOC113298063 gene encoding uncharacterized protein LOC113298063 isoform X3, with protein MASVTHPSFTLVFSNLQKNTPSSPSGYLYTAPSRDLKKIHRCLSISCKKDDKNLSSSTTTTTTATKKTDQIRIMFTAGGTGGHIYPAVAIADDLKVINPNIQILFVGDHKGMESIAVPSTGYDFVSIPCFPLARPILFSPTNLLFPCRLIKSMVKSWKVLKTFDPQIIVGTGGYVSAPICLTAALFRRGLNKLVIQEQNSVPGLANWLLSFFADFIFVAFPSSVKYFPNKGKCIISGNPIRLSLRKYMSKAVARMHFFPRAAKTWDLESRIVLVLGGSLGANAINIAVLNMYSRMLSEHKNRFIIWQTGVDSFNEMESLVKNHPRLVLTPFMHKMDLAYAAADLVISRAGAVTCSEIMATGKPSILIPSPYVAEGHQMKNAFIMEDIAGSKGMRNRWQICVRRL; from the exons ATGGCTTCTGTCACTCATCCCTCATTCACTCTCGTCTTCTCGAACTTACAGAAAAACACCCCTTCTTCTCCTTCTGGCTACCTCTACACTGCACCATCAAG GGATCTCAAGAAAATCCACCGCTGTTTATCAATAAGTTGTAAAAAAGATGATAAAAATCTCTCATCTTCtaccaccactaccactaccGCAACTAAGAAAACTGATCAAATCCGTATCATGTTTACAGCTGGTGGAACTGGTGGTCACATCTACCCTGCAGTTGCCATTGCTGATGATCTGAAGGTTATAAACCCTAACATCCAGATACTATTTGTTGGTGATCACAAAGGAATGGAAAGCATCGCTGTACCTTCCactggatatgattttgtttccaTACCTTGCTTTCCTTTAGCTCGCCCAATTTTATTTTCTCCCACCAACCTTCTTTTTCCTTGCCGTTTGATCAAATCTATGGTGAAAAGCTGGAAGGTGTTAAAAACTTTTGATCCTCAGATCATTGTAGGTACTGGCGGATACGTGTCTGCCCCAATTTGTCTTACTGCAGCCCTCTTTCGAAGAGGCTTAAATAAACTAGTAATTCAGGAGCAGAATTCTGTACCAGGTCTTGCGAATTGGCTTCTTTCATTTTTTGCTGATTTCATTTTTGTTGCTTTTCCATCATCAGTCAAGTATTTTCCAAATAAGGGTAAATGTATTATAAGTGGGAATCCTATTAGGTTATCTTTGAGGAAATATATGTCAAAGGCTGTGGCGAGGATGCATTTCTTTCCTAGGGCTGCAAAGACTTGGGATTTAGAATCTAGGATAGTGTTGGTTCTTGGAGGTTCATTAGGTGCAAATGCCATTAACATTGCAGTACTAAATATGTATTCTCGAATGTTATCTGAGCACAAGAACAGATTTATCATCTGGCAGACTGGTGTCGACTCATTCAATGAGATGGAGAGCCTTGTTAAGAATCATCCTCGCTTGGTATTGACACC GTTCATGCATAAAATGGATTTGGCATATGCAGCTGCGGATCTTGTTATCTCAAGGGCTGGTGCAGTGACTTGCTCCGAAATCATGGCCACAGGAAAACCTTCTATTCTG